In Synechococcus sp. KORDI-100, a single window of DNA contains:
- a CDS encoding aromatic acid exporter family protein has translation MARRTLPTWINAPLQTAVAAVLSLTLARLLQLPEAFWAPISAIVCSLDAFDGAAVVARRRLLGTFFGVTLAALQISLTPHGLISYALAIAIFGLVCKLVRLHPSAFRFGAIALTVVVTSPDKSAVWMTAATRFVDVALGILVALAVVRIWPVQEKPDTD, from the coding sequence ATGGCTCGACGAACACTGCCCACCTGGATCAACGCACCACTGCAGACCGCCGTGGCGGCCGTGCTTTCGCTCACCTTAGCCAGGCTTTTGCAGCTGCCGGAAGCCTTCTGGGCACCGATCTCAGCCATCGTCTGTTCCCTGGACGCTTTTGACGGCGCTGCTGTCGTCGCCCGACGCCGCTTGCTGGGCACCTTCTTCGGGGTCACGCTCGCCGCGCTACAGATTTCCCTGACACCCCACGGGCTGATCAGTTACGCCCTGGCCATCGCCATTTTTGGCCTGGTCTGCAAACTGGTGCGCCTGCATCCCAGCGCCTTCCGCTTTGGAGCCATCGCACTGACAGTGGTGGTCACATCACCGGACAAAAGTGCGGTCTGGATGACAGCTGCCACGCGCTTTGTGGATGTGGCCCTTGGCATCCTGGTCGCTCTGGCTGTGGTGCGGATCTGGCCCGTTCAGGAGAAACCTGACACTGATTAA
- the sodC gene encoding superoxide dismutase family protein yields MKGLLAILFALALTITGYAAPVLAEEISLHRISSEGVGQSIGTMTALDSDDGLVIEANLTGLQPGEYGFHLHENGSCQPAVQNGVSVAGLAAGGHWDPDNTGRHLGPFGDGHRGDLSRLIVSADGGTTEPVVAPRLKLADLQGHALILHSGGDTYSDEPPLGGGGARMACGLPKATI; encoded by the coding sequence ATGAAGGGATTACTGGCCATTCTTTTCGCCCTGGCTCTCACGATCACGGGATACGCCGCTCCCGTACTGGCCGAGGAGATCAGCCTCCACCGCATCAGTTCCGAAGGAGTTGGCCAGAGCATCGGCACAATGACAGCCCTCGACAGCGATGACGGCCTGGTGATCGAAGCGAACCTGACAGGACTCCAACCCGGTGAATACGGATTCCATCTGCATGAAAACGGCAGCTGCCAGCCCGCCGTGCAGAACGGGGTGTCCGTTGCAGGTCTGGCCGCTGGAGGCCACTGGGATCCCGACAACACCGGCCGCCATCTCGGGCCCTTCGGCGATGGCCATCGCGGCGATCTCAGCCGCCTGATCGTCTCCGCCGATGGGGGAACCACGGAACCGGTTGTGGCGCCACGCCTCAAGCTCGCCGATCTGCAGGGGCATGCCTTGATCCTCCACAGCGGTGGCGACACTTACAGCGATGAGCCTCCCCTGGGTGGCGGTGGGGCCCGCATGGCCTGCGGTCTGCCGAAAGCAACGATCTAG
- a CDS encoding pentapeptide repeat-containing protein, translating into MGRLVLSLFTAVALMIPVILGAGTPASAAMDVAKQVLIGADYSNRDLRGATFNLSNLREANFSGSDLRGASLYGAKLQDADLSGSDLREATLDSAVLTGTDLSDVVLEGAFAFNTRFKDVNISGADFTDVPMRGDQLKSLCAVASGTNPTTGRDTRTSLGCS; encoded by the coding sequence ATGGGCCGCCTCGTTCTGTCTCTTTTCACCGCTGTGGCGTTGATGATCCCCGTGATCCTTGGTGCCGGGACACCTGCCAGCGCCGCCATGGACGTGGCCAAACAGGTGTTGATCGGAGCGGACTACTCGAACCGGGATTTACGCGGGGCCACCTTCAATCTCAGCAACTTGCGCGAGGCGAACTTCTCCGGCTCCGATCTGAGGGGTGCGAGCCTCTATGGAGCCAAGCTTCAGGATGCCGATCTCAGCGGTTCCGATCTGCGCGAGGCCACCTTGGATTCGGCTGTGCTCACCGGAACTGACCTGAGCGATGTAGTGCTGGAAGGCGCCTTCGCCTTCAACACCCGCTTCAAGGACGTCAACATCAGCGGCGCCGATTTCACCGACGTGCCGATGAGGGGCGATCAACTGAAAAGTCTTTGCGCCGTGGCCAGCGGAACAAATCCAACCACCGGCCGCGACACCCGCACCAGCCTCGGCTGCAGCTGA
- a CDS encoding 23S rRNA (pseudouridine(1915)-N(3))-methyltransferase RlmH produces the protein MNSSRLRILAVGKVRRRWIQEGIDLYRKRLPGLQIQELRDSTREKEADALRAAQRPDEQLVVLTEEGETFGSVPFAEWLEQASHDRIAFVIGGANGLTDAFKAEARWTLSLSPMTFPHELARLILIEQLFRAQSILQGSPYHRA, from the coding sequence TTGAATTCCTCCCGCCTCCGAATCCTGGCGGTGGGCAAGGTGCGCCGTCGTTGGATCCAGGAAGGGATTGATCTCTACCGGAAGCGCCTGCCTGGCCTCCAGATCCAGGAACTGCGCGACAGCACGCGCGAGAAGGAAGCCGATGCCCTTCGTGCCGCCCAGCGCCCCGATGAACAACTGGTGGTGCTGACGGAGGAAGGAGAGACGTTTGGATCGGTGCCTTTCGCCGAATGGCTTGAGCAAGCGAGTCATGACCGCATCGCCTTCGTGATCGGAGGCGCTAACGGCCTCACCGATGCCTTCAAGGCTGAAGCGCGCTGGACACTGAGTTTGTCCCCGATGACCTTCCCCCACGAACTGGCCAGACTGATCCTGATCGAACAGCTGTTCCGGGCCCAGTCCATCCTGCAGGGAAGCCCATACCACCGCGCCTGA
- a CDS encoding 2OG-Fe(II) oxygenase codes for MLHIVDQFLPEQDMQALKELCEVHGELRQRLDSDNLFSWIPMAQGSPPARSPHSAEHQALMATYLDRALGPLMQRFAPNAVGVEWWCNTNNDLDWHIDKDEALAVESGSYQLPMLSTVFYPHSRCAGGELLIADSQPAQAGSPVGLPPFRSVISVPPIVNRLVIFSAGVLHRINPFEGERYSLAVNVWGQALRQDSP; via the coding sequence ATGCTGCACATCGTCGACCAGTTCCTTCCAGAGCAGGACATGCAAGCCCTGAAGGAACTCTGCGAGGTCCACGGAGAGCTGAGACAACGGCTGGATAGCGACAACCTGTTCAGCTGGATCCCGATGGCGCAGGGCAGTCCGCCAGCACGGTCCCCCCACAGCGCTGAACATCAGGCCCTGATGGCGACGTATCTGGACCGCGCTCTTGGGCCGCTGATGCAACGGTTTGCCCCAAATGCCGTTGGCGTGGAGTGGTGGTGCAACACCAACAACGACCTCGACTGGCATATCGACAAAGATGAGGCATTGGCGGTCGAGTCCGGCAGCTACCAGCTCCCGATGCTGTCCACGGTGTTCTATCCCCACAGCCGCTGCGCTGGCGGAGAGCTGCTGATCGCCGACAGCCAACCCGCCCAAGCGGGCAGCCCAGTCGGACTCCCCCCATTCCGATCGGTGATTTCAGTCCCACCGATCGTGAATCGACTGGTGATTTTTTCAGCAGGCGTGTTGCACCGCATCAACCCATTTGAAGGCGAGCGTTATTCCTTGGCCGTGAATGTGTGGGGACAAGCCCTCAGACAAGACAGCCCCTGA
- a CDS encoding DUF805 domain-containing protein → MLRLKDSLISNNKSLKKSFVYEGRASREEYFLFIYFQIVFVIFNLILITLTSPILNLLPPNVKNIILIILSLPLVVYYVGLPFAYASLCVRRLHDLGMGLKSCYMLPIVSHKMGSKEPNAWGESPRA, encoded by the coding sequence ATGCTCCGCCTGAAAGACTCCCTGATTAGCAATAACAAAAGCCTGAAGAAATCATTTGTCTACGAAGGACGAGCTTCAAGAGAGGAATACTTTCTTTTTATCTACTTCCAAATTGTATTCGTTATCTTCAACCTTATTTTAATCACACTTACTTCTCCAATCCTCAATCTCTTGCCACCAAATGTCAAGAATATCATTCTGATCATCCTTTCACTTCCCTTAGTTGTTTATTACGTGGGCCTTCCATTCGCCTATGCCTCGTTGTGTGTTCGCCGTCTTCACGACCTCGGCATGGGCCTGAAGAGCTGTTACATGCTTCCGATCGTCTCTCACAAAATGGGCAGCAAAGAACCCAATGCATGGGGAGAATCACCCCGTGCTTGA
- a CDS encoding LexA family transcriptional regulator — protein sequence MEDRQRNPLLPLQPRRAQRFLPLAGERVAAGFPSPADDYVEVGIDLNDQLIRHPTSTFFLRVSGDSMIGAGIHDGDLLVVDRSLEPRPGRVVVAVLDGAFTLKRLARHRGRLRLEAANPDYPALELHRCGEVQIWGVAIHVIHPL from the coding sequence GTGGAGGACAGGCAGCGCAATCCACTGCTGCCGTTGCAGCCGAGGCGAGCTCAACGGTTCCTGCCCCTGGCTGGTGAGCGGGTTGCAGCAGGTTTTCCTTCCCCCGCCGATGACTACGTGGAGGTGGGGATTGACCTGAATGACCAGCTCATCCGCCACCCCACCAGCACGTTCTTTCTGCGCGTTAGCGGTGATTCGATGATCGGTGCCGGCATTCATGACGGCGATCTGCTGGTGGTGGATCGCAGCCTCGAACCACGGCCGGGGCGTGTGGTGGTGGCCGTCCTCGACGGAGCCTTCACCCTCAAGCGTCTTGCCCGCCACCGCGGTCGGCTGCGGTTGGAAGCAGCCAATCCCGACTACCCAGCCCTGGAACTGCATCGCTGCGGGGAGGTGCAGATCTGGGGTGTGGCCATTCATGTGATCCACCCGCTCTGA
- a CDS encoding Y-family DNA polymerase, which produces MPQATALIDGNNFYAACEQSLDPSLIGRPVVVLSNNDGCIVARSAEARALGIAMGTPYFKARRELQRQNVVVRSSNYALYADMSQRMMAVLEAHCEELEIYSIDEAFGRLSRPRDGDLQRWARSLRAHVRRDLGLPIAIGLGASKGQAKLANRLAKRVPGHAGIFDLIRCDNADGWLETVDIEDVWGIGRKLARWCRLRGITNARLLRDMPSGELRAKCGVVGLRLQRELRGHACLPLELAPSPKQETCVSRSFSRPITSLEELREAVATYVVRAAEKLRKQRQRAAALTVYTRTSPFIPAFYSQAASTRLDLPSNDTAALLQAALPLVNHIFRPHRQLAKAGVLMQHLQGDNTLQSHLLVPMSEAEQIKRERLMQTIDHINHKYGRHALQYAACGLSQPWLMKRERLGTNSTTRLDQIPTVHAR; this is translated from the coding sequence ATGCCCCAGGCCACAGCCCTGATCGACGGCAACAATTTCTATGCCGCCTGTGAACAGAGCCTGGACCCAAGCCTGATCGGCCGGCCCGTCGTGGTGCTCTCCAACAACGATGGCTGCATCGTGGCCCGCAGCGCCGAGGCACGCGCCCTGGGCATCGCCATGGGCACGCCGTACTTCAAGGCGCGCCGTGAGCTGCAGAGGCAAAACGTCGTGGTGCGCAGCTCCAACTACGCCCTCTATGCCGACATGAGCCAACGGATGATGGCCGTGCTCGAAGCCCACTGTGAAGAGCTGGAGATCTATTCGATCGATGAAGCGTTCGGGCGTTTGAGTCGGCCGCGCGATGGCGATCTGCAGAGATGGGCACGCAGCCTGCGTGCACACGTGCGACGCGATCTGGGATTACCGATTGCGATTGGCCTGGGGGCGAGCAAAGGGCAGGCAAAACTGGCGAACCGACTGGCCAAACGAGTCCCGGGGCATGCCGGAATTTTCGATCTGATCCGTTGTGACAACGCGGACGGCTGGCTGGAAACGGTCGACATCGAAGATGTGTGGGGCATCGGTCGCAAGCTCGCCCGCTGGTGTCGACTGCGCGGGATCACCAATGCCCGACTTCTGCGGGACATGCCAAGCGGTGAACTGCGTGCCAAGTGCGGCGTGGTGGGACTTCGTCTGCAACGGGAACTGCGCGGTCATGCCTGTCTGCCGCTCGAGCTGGCGCCGTCCCCCAAGCAGGAGACCTGCGTGAGTCGAAGTTTCAGCCGACCGATCACCAGCCTGGAGGAACTTCGCGAGGCTGTGGCGACCTACGTGGTGCGAGCTGCTGAGAAACTGCGGAAGCAACGCCAACGAGCGGCGGCCCTCACGGTGTACACACGCACCAGTCCGTTCATTCCAGCCTTTTACAGCCAGGCCGCCAGCACCAGACTGGATTTACCCAGCAATGACACCGCTGCACTGCTCCAGGCAGCCCTGCCACTGGTGAACCATATTTTCCGGCCGCATCGACAATTGGCCAAAGCCGGCGTCCTGATGCAACACCTGCAGGGCGACAACACCTTGCAATCCCATCTGCTTGTTCCCATGAGCGAGGCAGAGCAGATCAAGCGCGAACGACTGATGCAAACCATCGACCACATCAATCACAAATACGGTCGACATGCGCTGCAGTACGCCGCTTGTGGCCTGTCACAGCCCTGGCTGATGAAACGCGAGCGGCTTGGGACAAACAGCACAACACGACTCGATCAGATCCCAACCGTCCACGCTCGATAA
- a CDS encoding SH3 domain-containing protein, whose translation MYVQQIQKIILALSCLSLLSAAAQAKVCVIWDPSDTSVNVRTTPNGQYQGTLLNGTQVEVVGYRNDPQGRSWASIVQRGSSGQSFVMASLTRDCIQGALTPDGRIVR comes from the coding sequence ATGTACGTTCAACAAATTCAAAAAATAATTTTGGCGCTATCCTGTCTGTCATTATTGTCGGCCGCAGCACAGGCAAAAGTCTGCGTCATCTGGGATCCATCTGATACATCCGTCAACGTTCGAACCACGCCCAACGGACAATATCAGGGCACCTTATTGAATGGAACACAAGTTGAAGTTGTGGGTTACCGCAACGATCCACAAGGGAGATCTTGGGCTTCGATTGTTCAACGAGGATCGTCAGGTCAGAGTTTTGTGATGGCATCCTTAACGCGGGATTGCATTCAGGGAGCTTTAACTCCTGATGGACGCATCGTCCGCTGA
- a CDS encoding ligase-associated DNA damage response exonuclease — MIERTAEGLYCRAADAWVDPWRPVPRALITHAHADHARSGCGEYWAVATSEGVLRQRLGQEITLHPVSYGETVWLNQCRVSFHSAGHVLGSAQIRLEAEGEIWVVSGDYKRDDDPSCTPFEPVACDVLITEATFGMPIYRWQSGAEVARQIRDWWQGDQSRPSLLFCYAFGKAQRLLAELRAIGVDDEVLLHGAVETITRHYRNADVAMTPSRPVSDIPRNESLAGRLVLAPPSAHRSSWMRRFKRPQTAFASGWMAVRGARRRRGYERGFVLSDHADWPGLIRTVKQSGARKVYVTHGQSDVLARYLRETEGIDAEPLDTLFEGESD; from the coding sequence TTGATCGAGCGCACAGCTGAAGGGTTGTATTGCCGTGCCGCCGACGCCTGGGTCGACCCGTGGCGTCCGGTGCCGCGGGCACTGATCACCCATGCCCACGCCGACCATGCCCGTTCTGGCTGTGGAGAGTATTGGGCTGTTGCCACAAGCGAAGGCGTCCTGCGACAGCGGCTCGGTCAGGAGATCACGCTGCATCCGGTGTCCTACGGCGAAACGGTCTGGCTGAATCAGTGCAGGGTGTCGTTCCACAGTGCCGGCCACGTGCTCGGCTCCGCGCAGATCCGCCTTGAAGCTGAGGGGGAGATCTGGGTGGTGAGCGGCGACTACAAACGCGATGACGATCCCAGCTGTACGCCCTTCGAACCCGTGGCGTGCGATGTGCTGATCACAGAGGCCACGTTCGGCATGCCGATCTACCGATGGCAGAGCGGCGCTGAGGTGGCTCGCCAGATACGCGACTGGTGGCAGGGAGATCAGAGCCGACCATCACTGCTGTTCTGCTACGCGTTCGGCAAGGCCCAACGCCTGCTGGCCGAACTCAGGGCGATCGGCGTCGACGACGAAGTTTTGCTCCATGGCGCCGTCGAGACGATCACCCGTCACTACCGCAATGCCGACGTGGCGATGACGCCGAGTCGTCCCGTCAGTGACATTCCACGCAACGAGTCCCTGGCTGGACGGCTGGTGCTGGCACCGCCATCGGCGCATCGATCAAGTTGGATGCGCCGTTTCAAACGTCCCCAAACCGCCTTCGCCTCCGGCTGGATGGCCGTGCGTGGGGCTCGCAGACGGCGGGGATACGAACGTGGATTTGTGTTGAGCGATCATGCCGACTGGCCAGGCCTGATTCGCACGGTGAAACAGAGCGGAGCTCGCAAGGTGTACGTCACCCACGGCCAGAGCGACGTTCTGGCGAGATATCTCCGCGAGACGGAGGGGATCGACGCTGAGCCACTGGACACCCTGTTCGAAGGAGAAAGTGATTGA
- a CDS encoding YdcF family protein produces MPFFVAMGYLLSKLLPLLVLPLGLSLICLVLALLFRWRWPLMAAIGLLWVFGTGVVSQALWRGVEGAQIRRSAASAPRADAIVVLSGGRHAAPGDARIIEWHDPDRFLAGVDLFMVGRAPRLLFTGGQSPFHPGLPPEGRLYLNEAECLGIPASAMASTGPVVNTAEEAVAIRGLLPRPQNRVLLVTSAYHMQRARRLFERQGFEVLAFPVDFKTRGSWSGGIWRDPMQWFPSAANLQDSSVALRECLGRLVYRAW; encoded by the coding sequence GTGCCGTTTTTCGTTGCCATGGGATATCTGCTCTCGAAGCTGTTGCCGCTTCTGGTGCTTCCCCTGGGTCTCAGCCTGATCTGCCTGGTGCTGGCCTTGCTGTTCCGTTGGCGATGGCCGCTGATGGCTGCCATCGGGCTGCTCTGGGTGTTCGGCACCGGTGTCGTGTCCCAGGCGTTGTGGCGTGGGGTTGAAGGGGCTCAGATCAGACGGAGCGCGGCGTCAGCCCCCCGTGCCGATGCCATCGTTGTTCTCAGTGGCGGACGCCATGCAGCGCCCGGTGATGCGCGGATCATCGAATGGCACGATCCCGATCGCTTTCTCGCCGGCGTCGATCTTTTTATGGTGGGCCGTGCCCCCCGTTTGTTGTTCACCGGCGGCCAGAGCCCGTTTCATCCTGGCCTTCCCCCCGAGGGACGTCTGTATCTGAACGAAGCCGAGTGTCTGGGTATTCCGGCGTCCGCGATGGCATCAACAGGTCCTGTGGTGAACACCGCTGAAGAAGCGGTTGCCATTCGAGGGTTGTTGCCTCGACCACAGAACCGGGTGTTGCTGGTGACCAGCGCATATCACATGCAGCGTGCCAGGCGGTTGTTTGAGCGCCAGGGCTTTGAGGTTCTGGCCTTCCCAGTGGATTTCAAGACCCGCGGCTCCTGGTCTGGTGGCATCTGGCGAGACCCCATGCAGTGGTTCCCGAGTGCTGCCAATCTTCAGGACAGCTCGGTGGCGTTGCGGGAATGTCTCGGTCGCCTCGTCTACCGCGCCTGGTGA
- a CDS encoding ATP-dependent DNA ligase, with protein sequence MQAFQALFDRLDQLTGTNAKVTALAEHFRSVPADDAAWALTLLLGKRRRRLITGRRLREVLRERTGLPEWLIADCHGQVGDSAETLCLLWPEVRDRLTPIESDLPSAITDQPLHWWMTTLLPHISNLQGDDQADAVLALWQRLPEGQHFIVNKLLTGGFRVGVSTGLISRSVAQAFELEESLIVQRLMGGFDPTGEAFRRLTALADAQEQRNSGAPYPFYLASPLEPDRLREEPPEHWQLEWKWDGIRGQLIHRGTGVYLWSRGEELVNDSFPELVEVGAALPDGSVLDGEIICWAEQDDAPLGFDVLQRRLGRKQVGATLRRECPMRFIAYDLLEHQGRDLRSEPLQQRRQRLDILLKQIDHPEQWRLAASPCWPLASWQGLDQERECARLRRAEGLMLKQIDSPYLAGRKRGHWWKHKLEPMTLDAVLLYAQAGSGRRANLFTDYTFGLWSESEEPQLVTFAKAYSGLNDAEILELDRWIRRNTLQRFGPARSVKTELVFEIGFEGIHPSKRHKSGLAVRFPRILRWRRDKPAAEADRLITAQNLIDHR encoded by the coding sequence ATGCAAGCGTTTCAGGCCCTGTTCGACCGGCTGGACCAGCTGACGGGCACCAACGCCAAGGTGACCGCGCTCGCAGAGCATTTCCGCTCGGTCCCGGCGGACGATGCCGCCTGGGCCCTGACCCTGCTGCTCGGCAAACGTCGGCGACGGTTGATCACGGGGCGCCGCCTGCGAGAGGTGCTGCGGGAACGCACCGGCCTGCCCGAGTGGTTGATCGCCGACTGTCACGGGCAGGTTGGCGATTCCGCCGAAACACTCTGTCTGCTCTGGCCGGAGGTCCGGGACCGCCTGACGCCGATCGAGAGCGATCTACCGAGCGCGATAACCGACCAGCCGCTGCATTGGTGGATGACCACATTGCTGCCCCACATCAGCAACCTTCAGGGAGACGACCAGGCCGACGCGGTGCTGGCTCTGTGGCAACGCCTGCCGGAGGGCCAGCACTTCATCGTCAACAAGCTGCTCACCGGTGGCTTCCGCGTCGGCGTCTCCACAGGATTGATCAGCCGAAGCGTGGCCCAGGCCTTCGAGCTGGAGGAAAGCCTGATTGTCCAGCGCCTGATGGGCGGCTTTGACCCGACGGGCGAGGCGTTTCGTCGTCTCACCGCCCTCGCCGATGCGCAGGAACAACGCAACAGTGGCGCGCCCTATCCCTTCTATCTGGCCAGTCCGCTGGAGCCGGATCGGCTGCGTGAAGAGCCGCCCGAACACTGGCAACTGGAATGGAAATGGGATGGCATCCGTGGTCAGCTGATCCACCGCGGAACTGGGGTCTATCTGTGGAGTCGCGGGGAAGAGCTGGTCAACGACAGCTTTCCGGAACTGGTCGAGGTTGGAGCGGCCCTGCCCGACGGTTCCGTGCTCGACGGTGAGATCATCTGCTGGGCTGAACAGGACGATGCACCGCTGGGATTTGATGTGCTGCAACGACGTCTCGGTCGCAAGCAGGTGGGAGCGACGTTGCGCCGTGAATGCCCGATGCGCTTCATCGCCTACGACCTGCTGGAGCATCAGGGCAGGGACCTTCGATCGGAACCATTGCAGCAACGTCGTCAACGGCTCGACATTCTGCTCAAACAAATCGATCACCCAGAGCAGTGGCGGCTGGCGGCCAGTCCCTGCTGGCCACTAGCCAGCTGGCAGGGCCTCGATCAGGAGCGTGAGTGCGCGCGCCTGCGGCGAGCCGAAGGTCTGATGCTCAAACAGATCGACTCCCCTTACCTCGCCGGCCGCAAACGGGGTCACTGGTGGAAGCACAAGCTTGAGCCGATGACCCTGGATGCGGTGCTGCTGTACGCCCAGGCAGGCAGTGGACGTCGCGCCAATCTCTTCACCGACTACACCTTCGGACTGTGGAGTGAAAGCGAGGAACCGCAACTGGTGACGTTCGCCAAGGCCTATTCAGGCCTCAATGACGCAGAGATCCTGGAGCTGGATCGCTGGATTCGGCGCAACACCCTGCAGCGCTTCGGACCAGCGAGATCTGTGAAAACAGAACTGGTCTTTGAGATCGGATTCGAAGGCATTCATCCCTCGAAACGCCACAAATCGGGGTTGGCTGTTCGTTTCCCGAGGATTCTGCGCTGGAGACGCGATAAACCAGCAGCAGAAGCCGACCGTCTCATTACAGCGCAGAACCTGATTGATCACCGATAA
- a CDS encoding alpha-amylase family glycosyl hydrolase: protein MVDVPTLSSNLVSDLKHHLFDSPVDFRSEVIYFLIVDRFHDGHDAAGDVEGSEQEDDKGLFDRSRQDWGKYWGGNLQGVINKIDYLKELGVTALWLSPLFEQVSDLQFSRAPMHGYWTRDFKRINPRFVKVGESNSISESPTLKRLVDACHASGIKVVLDIVCNHSSPEINGSKGVVLDDGQPLADFNNDQNGFYYHEGEITDWEDEYQLIHLEMMGLATFNEKNVHYRNYIKSAIQMWLDAGIDALRVDTLKHMPIWFWQEFTTAMKAHKPGLFMFGEYGFSKPWEQRSVDYVNNIGMSILDFGLCDGIRFCFSGQEPGGFHQVERVLFYDRVYHRANELVTFIDNHDMPRFLSIVPDSRKLDLALVMLMTLRGVPCLFYGTEQYLNNGTNGGQDPYNRPMMESWDTNSHSYKLVQTLLKLRNQNQALAMGAHHTAWINDDFFLYTRNFRDSAVMVMVNKSDQEHVVNAENIQMPNGTYNCLITGYPVTITDGRLQGYSVHGNSAMVISAEGVPVKAPLVAVFQINGFETQPGQSLAIIGDCDELGDWDHARAYGMEYVNDNTWTATVGFDRPEASILNFKFIVRQANGEPIVEYLINRKTVLPQNGRIAINCFWNTPN, encoded by the coding sequence GTGGTTGACGTGCCGACTCTCTCTTCCAATCTCGTATCAGATCTGAAGCATCACCTGTTTGATTCACCGGTCGACTTTCGATCAGAAGTGATCTACTTCCTGATTGTTGATCGTTTTCATGATGGTCATGATGCCGCTGGAGATGTCGAGGGGTCAGAACAAGAGGATGACAAGGGATTGTTTGATCGATCACGACAGGACTGGGGTAAGTACTGGGGCGGCAACCTGCAGGGGGTCATCAACAAAATTGATTATCTGAAAGAGCTGGGAGTCACGGCTCTTTGGTTGTCACCCTTGTTTGAACAAGTGAGTGATCTTCAGTTCAGTCGTGCGCCCATGCATGGTTACTGGACGCGGGATTTCAAACGGATCAATCCACGATTCGTCAAGGTCGGTGAATCAAACAGTATTTCTGAATCGCCAACGCTGAAGCGCCTCGTGGATGCCTGTCATGCTTCGGGTATCAAAGTGGTTTTGGATATTGTCTGTAACCACAGTTCCCCTGAGATCAACGGAAGCAAGGGAGTTGTTCTCGATGATGGGCAGCCACTGGCCGATTTTAACAATGATCAAAATGGCTTCTACTATCATGAAGGTGAGATCACAGACTGGGAAGATGAGTATCAATTGATCCATCTGGAAATGATGGGATTGGCAACGTTCAATGAGAAAAATGTTCATTACCGTAATTACATCAAATCTGCGATTCAGATGTGGCTGGATGCGGGAATTGATGCCTTAAGGGTGGATACGCTCAAGCATATGCCGATTTGGTTCTGGCAGGAATTCACCACGGCGATGAAGGCCCATAAGCCTGGCCTGTTTATGTTTGGCGAGTATGGATTCAGTAAGCCCTGGGAGCAGCGTTCGGTCGACTATGTCAACAATATCGGGATGTCGATTCTCGATTTTGGTTTGTGCGATGGCATTCGCTTCTGCTTCTCAGGACAGGAGCCTGGAGGTTTTCATCAAGTTGAGCGCGTGCTGTTTTACGACCGTGTTTATCACCGTGCCAATGAGTTGGTGACGTTCATCGATAACCACGACATGCCGCGGTTCCTGTCGATTGTTCCCGACTCACGCAAACTTGATCTTGCCCTTGTGATGTTGATGACGCTCCGAGGCGTCCCATGCCTGTTCTATGGCACTGAGCAATATCTCAACAACGGCACAAATGGAGGCCAGGATCCCTATAACCGCCCCATGATGGAGTCCTGGGATACCAACAGTCATTCCTACAAGTTGGTGCAAACCCTGCTCAAGCTTCGCAATCAAAACCAGGCGTTGGCCATGGGGGCTCATCACACCGCCTGGATCAATGATGACTTCTTTTTATACACGCGAAACTTCCGTGATTCTGCCGTCATGGTGATGGTGAACAAAAGTGATCAAGAGCACGTTGTTAATGCCGAAAACATTCAAATGCCGAATGGCACGTACAACTGTCTGATCACCGGTTATCCGGTCACAATCACCGATGGCCGCTTGCAGGGTTACAGCGTTCATGGCAATTCAGCCATGGTGATCAGTGCTGAAGGGGTGCCCGTCAAGGCTCCGCTTGTCGCTGTCTTCCAGATCAATGGGTTTGAAACGCAACCTGGCCAATCTCTCGCCATCATCGGCGACTGTGATGAATTGGGCGATTGGGACCATGCCAGGGCCTACGGCATGGAGTACGTCAACGACAACACCTGGACCGCCACCGTCGGCTTTGATCGGCCTGAGGCATCGATTCTCAACTTCAAGTTCATTGTTCGCCAGGCCAATGGTGAACCGATCGTGGAATATCTGATCAATCGCAAGACGGTGCTTCCCCAGAACGGCCGGATCGCAATCAATTGTTTCTGGAACACACCCAACTGA